The following coding sequences lie in one Chanos chanos chromosome 4, fChaCha1.1, whole genome shotgun sequence genomic window:
- the LOC115809715 gene encoding heterogeneous nuclear ribonucleoprotein L-like produces the protein MNSFSSQDVLKNFLRFKRCLSNEHSDMNLARPPKRQKTVTSCMISDEREKNVWENDVNEDALDELTTCKSKAKRQADVHNVPPSPVVHVRRLCETAVEADLVQALERFGIISYVLMLPLKRQALVEFSSIESAERCVSHALRECVCVAGRPAFFNYSESKKIIRPENTVSHDDGNRVLLLFIQNAHYPITTDVLYNVCNPIGKVLRIVIFKRNGLLAMVEFETPLGAQRAKAELNGADIYSNCCTMKIEYAKPTHLNVVKNDAESWDYTKPHLGNGDRVNQRKRKSILGDHPSFLSENGHCGQTDESSYRLLGPHRRSPDISEVTYPLPINSFHAGPSHSPVIMVSGLHHKMNCSRIFNLFCLYGNVRKVKFMRSVPGCALVEMGDTLGVDRVITHLNNIKVFGKKFCLCASKKETVIPGDTYLLDDGSSSFQDFGMTRNNRFTSSAMVSKTIIQSPSSVLHYYNAPPSVTHDDLQKLCSDHDLPVFVRYRAFTKASSKTNSGLLEFASQNEAVEVLMVLNNHQIRIENYTQPFTLKLCFSTTSHL, from the exons ATGAACAGTTTCAGTTCACAGGATGTTCTGAAGAATTTTCTTCGTTTCAAGCGATGTCTCTCTAACGAGCACTCAGATATGAATTTGGCAAGACCGCCGAAGCGGCAGAAAACAGTTACAAGCTGTATGATCtcggatgagagagagaaaaatgtgtggGAGAACGATGTAAACGAAGATGCGTTGGATGAATTAACAACCTGCAAATCTAAGGCCAAGAGACAG GCTGACGTGCACAATGTCCCACCCTCTCCTGTGGTTCATGTGCGAAGGCTATGTGAGACTGCGGTGGAGGCTGACCTGGTCCAGGCCTTGGAGAGATTTGGCATaattag CTATGTGCTGATGTTGCCACTAAAGAGACAAGCATTGGTGGAGTTCAGCAGTATAGAGAGTGCTGAGAGATGTGTGTCACATGCGTTGagggagtgcgtgtgtgtggccgGCAGACCTGCCTTTTTCAATTACTCAGAGAGTAAGAAGATCATTAGGCCAGAGAACACCGTTTCCCATGACGACGGAAACAGAGTTCTGCTGCTGTTCATCCAGAATGCACACTATCCCATCACCACG GATGTACTCTACAATGTTTGTAACCCCATTGGTAAAGTTCTCAGAATTGTCATCTTCAAACGCAATGGACTTCTGGCCATGGTGGA gtttgagaCACCATTGGGTGCTCAGAGAGCTAAAGCTGAGTTGAATGGAGCAGATATTTACTCCAACTGCTGCACCATGAAGATAGAGTACGCAAAG CCAACCCATCTGAACGTGGTGAAAAACGATGCAGAGAGCTGGGATTACACCAAACCTCACCTGGGCAACGGTG ACCGTGTGAATCAAcggaaaagaaaatcaatccTTGGTGACCATCCATCCTTCCTTAGCGAAAACGGTCATTGTGGTCAGACTGATG agtCTTCTTACCGGTTACTAGGTCCCCATAGACGCAGCCCTGATATATCTGAAGTAACGTACCCATTACCGATTAATTCCTTCCACGCTGGTCCATCGCACAGTCCAGTGATTATGGTCAGCGGCCTGCACCATAAAATGAATTGCAGCAGGATTTTCAACCTCTTCTGTCTTTACGGCAACGTTCGCAAG GTGAAGTTCATGCGCAGCGTACCTGGTTGTGCACTGGTGGAGATGGGAGACACGTTAGGAGTGGACAGAGTTATCACACACCTCAACAACATCAAAGTGTTTGGCAAGAAATTTTGCCTGTG TGCATCGAAGAAGGAAACTGTCATTCCTGGTGATACTTATTTACTGGATGATGGAAGTAGTAGTTTCCAAGATTTTGGAATGACGAGGAATAACCGGTTCACCAGCAGTGCCATGGTCTCCAAAACCATCATCCAGTCGCCATCCTCTGTTCTACACTACTACAATGCACCGCCTTCTGTCACCCATGACGACCTGCAGAAA CTGTGTTCAGACCATGACCTCCCAGTCTTTGTAAGATATCGAGCGTTTACAAAAG CATCCAGTAAAACAAACTCTGGTCTGTTAGAGTTCGCAAGTCAGAATGAAGCCGTGGAGGTGCTTATGGTGCTAAATAATCATCAGATCAGAATTGAAA attaCACTCAGCCCTTCACCCTGAAGCTGTGCTTCTCCACGACATCTCATCTTTGA